One Ostrinia nubilalis chromosome 6, ilOstNubi1.1, whole genome shotgun sequence genomic region harbors:
- the LOC135072496 gene encoding thyrostimulin beta-5 subunit-like isoform X1 — protein sequence MRFWYTIGRHLLTICHTLTRKIGISAGARCKPRTYLHKAMQTDLNGRRCWGEVQIKSCWGYCLSYEISDWQFPYKESHHPVCVHGGRKHALAKLKHCDPGVQSGTEDYHYVEAANCRCQVCSSDDTSCEWLPPDSSLLGGLILKEELQEEIPEDDTE from the exons atgagattctggtacaccatAGGCAGGCACCTACTTACTATTTGTCATACATTAACACGTAAAATAG GCATTTCGGCGGGCGCGCGCTGTAAGCCGAGGACATACCTGCACAAGGCAATGCAGACAGACCTCAACGGGAGACGCTGTTGGGGGGAAGTCCAGATCAAATCATGTTGGGGATATTGCCTCTCCTACGAG ATATCGGACTGGCAGTTCCCATACAAGGAGTCTCATCACCCAGTCTGCGTACATGGGGGCAGGAAGCATGCGTTGGCCAAGTTGAAGCATTGTGATCCTGGCGTGCAATCTGGCACTGAGGATTATCATTATGTCGAAGCAGCTAACTGCAGATGCCAG GTTTGTTCCTCGGACGATACGAGCTGTGAATGGCTACCACCAGATTCTTCATTACTTGGAGGACTTATACTGAAAGAAGAGTTACAAGAAGAAATCCCAGAAGATGACACGGAATAA
- the LOC135072496 gene encoding thyrostimulin beta-5 subunit-like isoform X2 has product MHSLQNMPKITVKGISAGARCKPRTYLHKAMQTDLNGRRCWGEVQIKSCWGYCLSYEISDWQFPYKESHHPVCVHGGRKHALAKLKHCDPGVQSGTEDYHYVEAANCRCQVCSSDDTSCEWLPPDSSLLGGLILKEELQEEIPEDDTE; this is encoded by the exons ATGCATTCTCTACAAAATATGCCTAAAATTACAGTTAAAG GCATTTCGGCGGGCGCGCGCTGTAAGCCGAGGACATACCTGCACAAGGCAATGCAGACAGACCTCAACGGGAGACGCTGTTGGGGGGAAGTCCAGATCAAATCATGTTGGGGATATTGCCTCTCCTACGAG ATATCGGACTGGCAGTTCCCATACAAGGAGTCTCATCACCCAGTCTGCGTACATGGGGGCAGGAAGCATGCGTTGGCCAAGTTGAAGCATTGTGATCCTGGCGTGCAATCTGGCACTGAGGATTATCATTATGTCGAAGCAGCTAACTGCAGATGCCAG GTTTGTTCCTCGGACGATACGAGCTGTGAATGGCTACCACCAGATTCTTCATTACTTGGAGGACTTATACTGAAAGAAGAGTTACAAGAAGAAATCCCAGAAGATGACACGGAATAA